Proteins found in one Arachis stenosperma cultivar V10309 chromosome 8, arast.V10309.gnm1.PFL2, whole genome shotgun sequence genomic segment:
- the LOC130945292 gene encoding protein MAIN-LIKE 1-like, giving the protein MGDDPGRLYRLDGVAHIAGVINDEIVVLVMPHRCISSVRRQQGMRLDERYVPYLQMAGLYHLARLNDRWFRLDEPLVSAFVERWRPETHTFHMPFGECTITLQDVAYQLGLPVDGDYVSGYLTDFHLYIEGGRPTWQWFHELLGVLPPENQVQKFAVNCTWFQETFAECPDGADEETVRRFARAYIMMLLGTQLFADKSGNRIHIRWLPYVARLEEMGRYSWGSAALAWLYRCMCRVANRHVVKLAGPLQLLQSWIFWRFPTLRPSGYDEISWPLASRWSGYNPGISNKGPRVQMTRMKIDLLQPRQFIWMPYSALDVIQVVHPEVLEPRHTMLWRCRTSLIYFAVVEWHQVDRVLPQFGGVQPTPSPALNIDFLMSKDGRGGDRWFPAQYAEWHLHWQERAEHILQFDIVPDPGPSHDFLTWWYQHGKRFLSPEMLLGDPRGIPIPDEATQRGAGRLPNMDRVEDVPDRRRIERRARVGTRRSQREWNWVDRAMDDVDDPVRGGGRVRGRGGRRRVGAAREGAQMPGGGDVAGVDRAHQGGHDGGSRGSGMGDPTSHTDAGLGGGGLGDYFVGVPGDDHTLQESTPWVSLGSMFGDLLASDGIVAEFGGPHFLDDIQTIMQEDEAAVGRVQTTGTQAP; this is encoded by the exons ATGGGGGACGATCCGGGAAGGCTTTATCGTTTGGATGGAGTAGCTCATATCGCCGGTGTGATCAACGACGAG ATAGTGGTTTTGGTGATG CCTCATCGTTGCATATCCAGCGTTAGGCGGCAGCAGGGGATGCGTCTTGATGAGAGGTACGTTCCGTACTTGCAGATGGCCGGATTGTACCATCTTGCGAGACTGAATGACAGATGGTTCCGACTAGACGAGCCCCTAGTCAGCGCATTCGTCGAGAGGTGGCGGCCTGAGACGCACACCTTCCACATGCCATTCGGAGAGTGCACCATCACGCTTCAGGACGTCGCATACCAGCTGGGGTTGCCAGTCGACGGAGATTACGTTAGTGGTTACCTGACAGACTTCCACCTTTACATTGAGGGTGGGAGACCTACTTGGCAGTGGTTCCATGAGTTGCTCGGTGTTTTACCTCCCGAGAACCAGGTGCAGAAATTCGCAGTCAACTGCACCTGGTTTCAGGAGACATTTGCTGAGTGTCCAGACGGGGCTGATGAGGAGACAGTTAGGCGCTTTGCCCGGGCCTATATCATGATGTTATTGGGCACGCAGCTGTTTGCCGACAAGTCCGGCAATCGTATACACATCAGATGGCTACCTTATGTTGCTCGCCTTGAGGAGATGGGTCGCTACAGTTGGGGGTCGGCGGCACTAGCATGGTTGTACAGGTGCATGTGCCGAGTCGCCAACAGACATGTGGTGAAGTTAGCTGGCCCTTTACAGTTACTACAGTCTTGGATCTTCTGGAGGTTTCCCACTCTTAGACCATCTGGGTATGATGAGATTAGCTGGCCCCTTGCCTCGAG ATGGTCTGGTTACAATCCTGGGATTAGCAACAAGGGACCTCGGGTACAGATGACCCGCATGAAGATCGACTTGTTACAACCTCGGCAG TTCATATGGATGCCCTATAGCGCACTCGACGTCATCCAGGTTGTCCATCCGGAGGTCTTGGAGCCTCGGCATACGATGTTATGGCGGTGCAGGACGTCCCTGATTTATTTTGCGGTTGTCGAGTGGCATCAGGTTGATAGAGTTTTACCTCAGTTTGGCGGCGTTCAGCCCACACCGTCTCCCGCCCTGAACATCGACTTCTTGATGTCGAAGGACGGGAGAGGAGGTGACCGTTGGTTCCCGGCACAGTACGCTGAGTGGCATCTTCACTGGCAGGAGCGTGCGGAGCACATTCTACAGTTTGACATCGTGCCCGACCCCGGTCCGTCACATGATTTCTTGACATGGTGGTATCAGCACGGAAAGAGGTTTTTATCGCCGGAGATGTTATTGGGGGATCCGAGAGGTATTCCTATTCCAGATGAGGCGACGCAGAGGGGTGCAGGCCGACTTCCAAATATGGACCGGGTCGAGGATGTTCCTGACAGACGTCGTATTGAGCGGAGAGCACGAGTTGGGACACGTCGTAGCCAGCGTGAGTGGAACTGGGTGGATCGGGCTATGGATGACGTCGACGACCCAGTTAGGGGTGGGGGGAGAGTTCGTGGTCGTGGAGGCAGGAGGAGGGTGGGTGCTGCTAGAGAGGGTGCCCAGATGCCTGGGGGAGGTGATGTTGCGGGGGTTGATAGGGCCCATCAGGGCGGGCATGATGGTGGGTCGCGTGGATCTGGTATGGGAGATCCCACGAGTCACACTGATGCTGGGCTTGGTGGTGGAGGTCTTGGAGATTATTTCGTAGGTGTTCCCGGTGATGATCATACCCTTCAGGAGAGTACTCCATGGGTGAGTCTGGGCTCGATGTTTGGAGACTTGCTTGCTAGTGATGGCATTGTGGCCGAGTTCGGTGGACCGCATTTCCTTGATGATATCCAGACCATCATGCAGGAGGATGAGGCTGCAGTCGGACGGGTTCAGACGACAGGGACACAAGCaccgtga